A stretch of the Acidobacteriota bacterium genome encodes the following:
- the atpH gene encoding ATP synthase F1 subunit delta: protein MPSAAAFRYARALVDVVTTPGAADPKKITAELKQFETLMSDNAELRILCATPAIASSSKHAVIDQIASAAGLSQTTRNFIKVVLDRDRISILPEVIEGFETLLNERLGIAVAEITSARALDDTEKTNLQSALKARTGRQVQVTYSQDSSLIAGVVARIGSTVYDGSVRGQLDRLRAELAGRA from the coding sequence ATGCCTTCCGCAGCAGCATTTCGCTACGCGCGCGCACTGGTGGATGTGGTAACCACTCCCGGAGCCGCCGATCCCAAGAAAATAACGGCCGAGCTGAAACAGTTTGAGACGCTGATGAGCGACAACGCCGAGCTGCGTATTTTGTGCGCCACGCCAGCCATCGCATCCTCCAGCAAGCACGCCGTGATTGATCAGATCGCCTCGGCGGCAGGTCTCTCTCAAACCACCCGGAACTTTATCAAAGTGGTTCTGGACCGCGACCGCATCAGCATCCTGCCCGAAGTGATCGAAGGCTTTGAGACGCTGCTCAACGAGCGGCTGGGCATCGCCGTCGCGGAGATCACTTCGGCCCGCGCTTTGGATGACACCGAGAAAACGAACTTACAAAGCGCCCTGAAAGCACGCACCGGCAGGCAAGTGCAGGTTACCTATTCGCAGGATTCGAGCCTGATTGCGGGTGTTGTTGCGCGCATCGGCAGCACGGTATATGACGGCTCAGTACGCGGCCAGCTTGACCGCCTTCGCGCGGAGTTGGCCGGGCGGGCCTAG